The window caCCGCTTCATTAAAAATGATGAGCCCTCAGAGAGAGGTGCACCTTTGTTTCGGCAGCGATGTTGGCCGCCATCAGCCGAGATGGCCTGGAATGACTTCCTGTGCATGGAACAGCTTCACACGTTAATGCCGCTAatacaaagcaaacaaaaggcGAGTTAATGGAAAGCCGGagaaaaacaacagctattGTTGTGCTAATGGGGGATGGCGGCTACGTTTAGTGAGCTTATAGCTGTGATAAAAAGAGGAACTCCTGCTGTGTTTGTTACCCCTAAGCCAGCAAAcaaacaccaaactcatcctCCCCCTCCGCTGCCGCCACCACAGTTGACAACCCCCAGCTGGAAGGACTGAAAGGAGAAATCGAGGCCTGCAGACACTCGGAACCGCGTGGCTGTTATTTGCAGTCTGCTGGCGGAAGTGTTTTTCCTCGTGCTCAGCAAATTCAAATTATAACAAACACTCTCTGCTGCTTTGCCCCGAAGAATCCTGATTTCAAAACACACTGACTTGCTTTTTTTACTTACttacaaaaacagccatacttgaaatgatattaaaatgagacaacttttcttatttcaagcaagaacaaaaaaaactgccatTGGGGTAAGCGAAatttgcttggctagaattcttgAACTTGATGTTGCTTTGTTACTTTGAAAGTAACGgtgcacacctgtgcactaatcatggtgtctcatcagcacacctgtgaggtgggacgGATTATCTCTctagcaaaggagaagtgctcgcTATCGCAGATTTAGACAGCTTTGGGAACAATATTTACTTACCTTCTTACTTATTTCTACTTTCTTACTTACGTTCTGTACTTACCTGAACAAGACAAAGATTTTTCAATGAGATTAGAGGTGTGTGTTCCAGGAGAAGCAACACTGTATGCAGCAAACAGGACAGTGATAGCAATAGCAGCACAGCACCACAGCAGGGATTAAATAGAATaataaagtaagaataaaaacagCTATGGAAATGCAATTTAAATTTACCTGAGGCAAAAGCCAGATGATTGCACATTGACCAGTTTACAAATATTCACTCCAATCCacttcattcatttagcacGTTTTATAAACACgatttccaaagtgctgcacaaactagtaaagcaataaataataagaagtaAAAGTACACATTAATtacatccgttttctatgccgcttaccctaattagggtcgcctatcccagctgacttcgggcaacaggcggggtacaccctggactggttgccagccaatggcagggcacatatagacaaacaaccattcacactcacattcatacctatggacaatttagagtcgccaattaatgttttaggaatgtgggaggaaaccggagtacccggagaaaacccacgaacgcacggggagaacatgcaaactccacacagaaatgcccagcggagactcaaacccacgtcttcccgatctccagatgGTGTTgcctgtgtgctaaccactcatccaccgtgcggccccacatTAATACAGGAAaactaataaaacaaataagaacaaaaacatttaagacatttaaaacaacaataaaaagaatacaataaaaacaaaacaaattaaaaccaGGATCAGTAAAAccagtcaaaataaaaaaaacaaaacaataaaagacacagaggacaaaGCATTTGTAAAATGAACAGGCAGCCAGTGCAGGCTAGAATTGGGGtgaaatgctttttttaaatcctttttTTGGTTCCTTAACTGTAAGCGAGCAAAGTGCATTgcagtagtccagacgtgatgaaataaaagtaataaatttaaaaaatgaataaaatgatttCGTTTTAGATGaaagccgaagatgataaaagCCGGATTTTACAATGATTTGTTTATGAAGCTTAAGATCACTGTCAAatatgacgccaaggctggtggctgtggggCGCACGTGTCACGTAATTAGTAATAAAAGCCAGCGACACGTTCAAACTGATAAAAAAACTTTAGAGCACTCTGTCAATGTGGCCAAATTGGGGGGGGGTGGGTATATTGGCTCGAATAGATGCTTCAAATAGGCTTGAATATTCAGTATCCTTTACCTTTGTTCACCTGGTCACACCAACGTGTTCTGACTCGCTCACGGCCACATTCTAAAAGCCAACGCCAGACGTGACACGTGCTCAAGCCGAAGAGCGCCTATTCCagacagctgctgctgctgctgctgctgctgggcgtCCCCAAGAGACAGGATTTGAtccgaccccccccccctccgCCTGACCGTATGACCTCTGCTGTCCCTGCCCTTTACTGTAAACAAGCGATGGAATCAGGTTACCATGGCGATTACTTACTTTCGTGTTACTTTAAGACGTTTATGACTCACCGTCACTCTGTGAGGAGAAAACTGCTATTTCAAGAGGAGGCTTGGCTTTGCGGTGGTTTCTTCCCATAAAGCGCAAGcgtcagacaggaagtgatgagcTGGTGATAAATAAGGTGAATTTCTCAACACTTCAAGTCGCTCTTTCACTTCTTCTTTGCAACACTCTGCCCTGACGTCAAGCAGCCGTAAAAAGTCGCCAACAGAGCTCAGGCGGGTCCACGCTCGTGGACTCCTGTGCAGACGCCCCTGCAGAGTGCTGACGCGTCGCACGGCTGTGCAGCGTGCGCGAGCTTGTTGCAACATCGCAATACGCACGTCAACTTTTTAGACGTGTTGTAACTTCTCAGGGTTTTCTGGAATGTTCCGCGCGAAAGAACATTAATTCCTCCTCATGACGCTGGGAACAAGAATCCAAGACTTCATTTGGAACTTTTTATTGCTGGAATATCATTTATTTCTGTACTTCTCATCAAAATGATtgaaacaataataatcataattatgTTTTGATTGTAATGAGTATGATTATATGATATAGGCTCTAATAAAGATAAATATGGTTAtcgttgttgttattgttgttatgatccatccatctattttctatgctggagcctatcccagctgacttcggccgacaggcggggtacaccctggactggtcgccagccaatggcagggcacatatagacaaacaagcattcactctcacatgcaTACCTATGGAATATTTAGAGTTGTTCTGattattattcataatattaattacaataatgaacacatttttttgtttcagatAAAAGAACGCAACATACTCTAAGGTcatttaataattgtaatacCTCCAAATCACTGAATAGTATACAGGAGTTTAACGTAAACAACAAAATAGAATATAAaagaatcattttaaaaattgtaattccTCTTTAAGACAACAGCCTACAAATCATGCTGATGCAACACTGACTGgattagtaataataaataggaTTTATGTCTCCATGCAGCCATaatgatgttttgtattataTAATAGTGTAAATGCCCTGCGAtggactggccaccagtccagggtggtgtaccccacctctcgcccaaagtcagctgggatgggctccagcataccctaatgaggattaagcggcacagaaaatgattgagtgaatgaataattgaTTGCACTACACTGCCGACGGGGGTGCCACACAActtcccaactatccctttaatgcttttaatgtttgcatttcattcattcaccctTTCCTACGCTTTCACGTCCTCCAGCTGGAGACCCCGCCCCGCTTCCCCCTCCCGTCCCTCCCCCCAGTGCCCTGCTGACCCAGCACAAAAGGAGACGAGGGGGCCAGGGGCAGCGTGGTTGGGGGGTGGTCAGTATTAGCGCTGTGGTGGGAATGGTGGTCTTCAGTGGGAAAGGACAAGCAAAGCTTTATGTTGGACTTCTACCCCATCAGCCGCCCCCCCTCCCCTTCCCCCGCGCCCCCCCAGTATCATGTCAGGCCTCGTGGGACCACCACCCCTTTTCGCTTTCATTCTTTTCACTCCATCCTCCACCTGTAGGAACATCTACACAAGTCAACATCCACAAGTCACGTCATGTTACTTCTGCTACAAAGTCAGCTTGCCAGGGACCCACGAGCgctggtgctggtactgactgGTACTGACTGGTACTGACTGGTACTGGATGGTACTTGCTTTGTCACCGGTTTTAGCTCTAATGTAACTCCTGACCTTTGACTGACTGACCCATTTGGAGAGGGGGGCAGGGGTCCCAGCATTCCTACAGCCGCGGACAGCTGGACGGGAACCAGCTGACCCGTTGTCATGGGAACGCCTCTCTTGGCTTTCAAGACAAAACAATGGAAGGCGAGCGCTTTAATCCCCTTTGCTGACGGAGCTTTAAGTGTTCTCGCCAGAGGACCTGAAGAACCCTCTGGAAGCATTCAGTCTGGACCTGGACTCTCTGTTGGACAACTCATGTGTCACATGACCTGATGGTGACATCAGGGAGGTGTAGAGTTCACAGTCCAACGTTTTTCACACTCATTTTTGGTCTGTCGCCGCTCGTTACCACGGCAACAACCATCGGCACAGACAAGGCGAGACGTGAGACGTTTGCGTTTGCTTACATCATAACGGTTGCATGCTTTGCTGCGAGCATGTGATGGACGCGTCCTCACGTCCGGTCGCCGTCCTCGTGAACGTGTGTCCCTCTCGATGTTTGACATGTCCATTAAATGATCTTATTGCTAACACGGGGGTGTCCAAGTGCCACCCAGGGACCGTATTCGGGCCCACACCTCCTTTTTTTTATCAGCCCTCGGcagattctaaaaataaaactaattcattattaatgcaaccaaaattttaagaccagttgaaaaatgttaagaatttacattttgcactaatAAGGTtcgaagtagagcttcaaaatgcaaaaagaagaaacggaaatgggacaaaaacaattggaggaagcaatttattgcaaaaaaaacacattaaagtgaaatatgctCTTCATCAGCTGCACTTGGCACCAATGACAACAATCATTTGGCTCcgggatggtcccgtgtcttgacggacagccaatcggatcctccggctcagtgccGTGGCGATTTTTTGGGTctgccacttgactttttttgtcccatGACCCTGAGCATCctagaaaaagttgcaaatgactGTCTCACTGCGTCCAACGTCGGCAGCAAAGGTGCGATGCGAGAGGCCTAGCGTaggcagctcaacaatccgaccgcgttcaaaaatgtctttgccatcaagagatccctgacagaaaatgacaatgaatccacgtttttgccaagattttgccttccaaaggctgtgctcttaaacttttaatcagctgatgaaaagcaagttgtttgcaataaattgcttactcagaaAATGTTCTGTctctctcccatttcttctttttgcattttggagcGCTACATAGAACCTccgtaagatccaacagtgcaacataGAAATTCTTCTCGGTCTTAAAATTGTGACCAGAACTGTATTATAGATATGACACCAATATCACCTAAAAGCTAAGATCATTTGGACAAATACGCCagtagttaacttctttttgtaCTTGTATGTCACCtaagaatgtaaaaatgtgacttaaaacatcgCCTGTACACTCATCAAAGCTTTCATCATGGCCACGGCTTGAcgctggaacagactatttatACATGCGGTACAAGACTGATGGCGCAGACTTCAGAGTTTCTAGCGTAATAACTTTTTGATtctgtttttatgttgttggaACTCTGTGAGGCCAGACTCTTTCATCCCTCACCGGGCTGTTTCCAACTTCACAGCTGTCTTTGAAGGCAACATGAGGTCAGATCACACAAACGCTGTGGAGAGTCATGAAGAGCTTGTGAAAATCTTCTTTCACGTCATgtggttgtgtgcgtgtgtgcgtgtgtgtgtgtgctgacaaCCCCCAcctgccacacacacgcacacactgctcAAACGTTTCACAGCTAAACTGTTGAACGTCCTGAAAGCCATCTACTGGAGTGTACACTTGGCAGGCTAAGAGTGTGTTATTGTGCATCTATAGGAGTACTTTATTGTATAAGAGTGTGTTATTGTGTATCTATAGGAGTACTTTATTGTATAAGAGTGTGTTATTGTGTATCTATAGGAGTACTTTATTGTATAAGAGTGTGGTGTCTCAGTCTGGCCACTAAGGGCACTAGTATGCACAAGGACTATAACGAAGGAAAAATAtgcgaagaagaagaaagtagaGTTTGGCGGCTGTGAAAGAAAGAAACACGTCACTCGGTCATGGTTTTTCTATaaactaattaataaatcactgCTGGTttttggttgaatacgacctagtattagtccaaaatatgcatatttaagcacattttacatgttttttttgcctaaattaagaattttcaagcctaaaaatggcctaattaactaaaatagacatataaagcattcagaagatgcattcaaggacattgTGAGGATATGTAATCTTCTACATtggttactaggtgtcagtaatgttacactacactgttgagacaacagccaccacatgaagtactgtacacaaacggaaagttgaaaaaaaagaacaagaagaaggaattttcccaatgctaacatgtgtgagtctatattatgtcttattttgtcttatgtgtactatattgggcaatatgagtgtaaaggtgttattttatgtctagagggctatgataatgttaaaaccggtatttagaaggtcgtaagcaggttttctgtacaaatatttgatttataaataaggacacctacttcacggaaattcacttatcaccgtcggggctggaaccaattaaccgcgataaactgCATATGGTTTTTGAGGCACATGGTTGCCAACTGTACAATAATTATAATTTGATCTTCTGTACAAAGTAGGATCAATAATTCCAAAAATGTACTATAATTTGGCTCCGTCAATACATGGCAattagcaaacacaaacagaacaCATCCTGCACTGTGCCTGATGTTTCCTTAGCACTTTCTTTACGGCCAGAGGCGGCGCTGTTCTGCCAGAGGTAGCTTTTTTCCAACAGTGCTGTTAGTTTATTGAAAGGTAAAACTGAGTGCATTATAACTTATAATGTGTATATTATAAGCTATACTATGCACTGTCTGTGGTAATGTTTTACCGTAGCAGATGGTCTCGAAAATATGATAATTTTAAGCTTGTGTTCTCATAATTAGTCATTTGTCATCTCAAAACACTGAATCACAAGTAAAGCAGACACCACTGGAGCGGTCAGCGATTTTTGTCTACGTCTTTGAGAAGCACCATAACCACAAgaaccaaagcagatgtcatttaaacTTGTTAAAATGTTAGCGACCCAACGTTAAGAGCTGTAGAAAGCTGTGTTGTCCATTTGACCGGCTAAGACGTCTAAAAGATGCCTCATAATGTCAACGTGCACACCTTGATGAATAATGTTGACGTTCTTAGGCCTCCTTCACCACACCGCCACATCAGCAGGTATACGTAAACATTGTCTTAATGCAGTCTGTTCTGGTTCAGAGGTTCTGCGTGGCAAAGGGAGGTCGTGTTTCATTTCCTGGAACCTTTCTAAAAGACGTTCAGGGAAGTCACGGAGGTCGATGATGACAAAGCAGCCAACAAAGCACGTCGTAAAGAACACGCCTGCACAGGTAAAGTGTTTGGAAGGACCGGACCAGGtggactatgtgtgtgtgtgtgtgtgtgtgcgccaaaATAACATGAATTACTCACTCAGCAAGTACTACTTAgttgctgtgtctcaaatgcaATACTTCCGTACACGTcagtaagtatactgtgtacactgtttACTTAGTCGCTGACTTTTGACAGTGCAGTGCTGTTCCTAATCCatcactgttgttgcacacttaccggaaatgacaatcacaatatttacctGCTTCTTGCACTGCACCACTGCCCTCGCAGATGACTATGGTGCATGTGCTGAAGCCATCACCATTGTGACCTGCAGTACCCGAgaggatttattttttatattaaagttAATGTACGGGAAATTCCTGGGAAACTACATTATTTAAACGGGAGGGAGATGGGGAAAGCAGGGCAAAATGATTCCGTAGTCTCTCCTTTCTAAAGGTGAATCGCAACCACTCGAGTTAGCGCCTCCACTTCTACgatgtagccaagatggcgactatcgAGTGCGGTACTGCCAGTGCACTGCGTGCTGCTTCTCAGTGGGAAGGCACTTATACACTCAGAAGGTTCAGTCGAAGCATGGAAGCGCGCCAGTTGACACCCAGCCCTACTTCCTGTTCCCATCCTTTTTTTTATGAGTCAGTGGATGCTAAAagtgtggtcacatgacatgatgatggccactttattaggtacaccatcgAATGACATCCGATACAAAAAGTCAAACCTTAACAAAGATGAACATGATGGACTCTGTCATTTACGTGTTGAGAGCTGTTGCTAATATTTAGACCACCTTCTGTGGCTTCataaaagtcaaaacattaggaACCGTTGTTTCattgttaagtgtgtgtgtggtcttgaGTCGTTGCCCATATTGAGACATGTTAGTTCTCCCAGACTAAACTGCAGCAGCAGGACGACACATTCATCAGTGCTCTGTTAAACACatcaaacgcacacacacacacacatgctgacgTCTTCATCTGTGTGAAGGAACGTTAGCAGGTTAGCATATTTGCACTCATGCGCTCTAACCTCATATTAGCGATGGCTGAGCAATGTTTAAACACTGATTCCCATCGGAAATAACGGaattaatgtgttccagtgtcaaactctGGCCGTCATACAAGCTTTAAGTGTACAGGCCATGTTTGAAGTCACATTTCTTTAGTGTCATACAAGTGCAAGAAGCGGTGAAACACTATCCATGTTAAAGATTGTCATATCGTGTAAGACGAGTCCTGCCGTCCTCCCTTGTtgtgcttcactttttttttctacacttgcaagactttgaaaatgtgacttGAAACATTGCTTTGTACACTTAAGAAGCTTTTATAATGGgaggtttgaccctggaacagactatttccaACAAATCAGAGGCCAGCCAGCGTCCTCCATGTAGTCTTTGATGTCCCAGagaatttgtcatatttataaACAAACAAAGTCAGTGAGATGCTGCTTTGAAATATTTAatagcccccccccaaaaaaagaaaagttcaaAAGTCCACATAAAAAGTGCAAAGTTGGACATCACGTCCCTGCTGAGTGTCCAGAGCATCCACACTGTCTCTGCCAGGTGAGCGTCCAGCAGGTAAACAGGCCCGCCTGTTGGGTGTCCTCAAGGGTTGCTGACGTCACCGCTTCTTTTTCGCCTTGAGGCTCTTCCTCCTCTTGACGATCATCTCGTGCAGCTTGTCCATGCCCTCGTGCAGACCCTCGCCGATGATGGCGCAGGCGGGCTGCACGTGGTAGCAGGTGGCGGGGGCCAGTTCGTGCAGGGCCAGCTGCTTCTCGATGGCGTCCACCGGAAGTGACCTGGGCAGGTCCTGCTTGTTGGCGATGACCAGCAGCGGCGTCCCCTGGTTCTCCGCAAACTTGGTCACCTTGTGCAGCTCGGTCCGGGCCTCCTCGAGCCGGTCCACGTCCACAGAGTCCACCACGTACACGATGCCGTCCGTGCAGCGACTGTACGACTTCCAGAGAGGGCGCAGCTTCTCCTGCCCCCCCACGTCCCAGAAGTGGCAGCTGATGCCCTTGGCGCTGCTCAGCTTGATCTTCTCCGTGTTGAAGCCGATGGTTGGCACTGTGTTGACGAATTCGTTGAACTTGAGCCGGTAGAGGACGGTGGTCTTGCCGGCCGAGTCCAGACCCAGCATGACGATGTGAAGAGACTGGAAGGCAGACACGTTGGACAAACTGTTGCCCATCTCGGCGAGGCGGCGGGCTCGTCCACCTCCCTGGGGCTCAGATGGCGATCATCCAGTCGTCCCAGTCTAGACTGGATCTTGATCTGGATCTCAGTATTCCTCAGACGTCCATCGGTGCGTTTCCTACACATACGTCCTCCATGAACTCTTCTCCGCTACTAACAACAAAACCCGCATAGAGGAGGAGGCCCCGCCAAACTCCGCCCCTCGGAACGAGAGCCAATCAgaggacgagatgaccagcagCTCGGAACCGGAAGCCTGAAAGAAacgaaaaaagacaaagaaaaatgaaCCATCATGATAAATGATAccttaataaataataagaataaataaccTACATTTATCTTGTATAGTCATTACTGTAAATCCACTGTTATGTTACAGCGGCATAAAGTACACGAGACTTGCGACACCTTCTGGTCGACACTGGCAAGACAAAATGCAAGTAGTTAGGTCAAACTACAGTTACATTCTCTTATTATATTTCAAACTACATAGTTACTGCCGACTATTATAGCCACTATTAGTTTGAAACTATTTTATTCTTGATTATTTTTAAATCTAGCTCTCTCAATGTCAGCTATCCACGTATTAGTGgtctcaaaaaacaaaaaacacaactttggcGCCCCTTGCAGGCCATCAGGCAGCAGTAGAATTGTTTGTATGTCACATTTTTTAGAAATGGAACATAATCCGATGTTTCACCTCTGAtttgttctttttaggaaaCAACCCTTCCCACTGGACACaatttaaatagaaataatcggTTCCAGCGTCCAACAGTGGCCATCTTAGAAGTTTTATTAACTGCTCAAAAGTTCAAAGATGGCAATGACATTATCTAACTTCATGAACGAAAAGAATGAAGTGtttatgttgtatatgtttCATAACTCAAGTCACGAAAGACAAGAAACAATATAATTTCTTcctgccactagagggagacatcGTAGAACATTTGTTCTGTTGCACTGCTCTTGAAGTTGAGGTTTAGTCTTTGtaaggtaaaaataaaaatactggtAATTACACTGGTAATATCTCTACCCAAAAATATTCATGTGTTGTCgtaatagtaaaaaaatgctattctaaatgaagtaatatattacaactttttgttttaaaaaatgacttcatgTAATGGTAATTTTTTTGGGGAAGAATTCACGCAGTTTTTGGGGGAAAAGACATAGTCatctctcgtttatcacggttaattgatgAAGCGAATTTCGACGGAATAGGActgaatattaataaatggaatatttccatagttacagcatagaaagcctgtttgactttgtaaatatggttttatattattagtgtcctgcagacatgaaacaacacccctatagtcaccttgaggactgcagatggaaattagctctgagctaaatctggtgcagacatctttttaatgaaactgcaCATTGTCCTTAATAAATTAAACTAaagtaaactaaactaaactttactctcatattattctttgtttgcgcAGGGTACGAGACCATTGCAGGGACATAAAAGACGGACGCCGCaaatagcaagctaccaagctaactagttaacctctccaatttatttattctaaactttaaaaagtgttggatgtggtgaagaaggagagagagaagccaaaaacttaccacttccacatggaatgggaggagaattttttttcactctatcatatcggacatgccatggctgactccatgcagtgttaaggtaatgtaatctaatgtcaggtctcatcaatgtaacatcactgGTAATAGTTTTTGCTCACGACATTATGATTTTAATCTACTATTTTTCTTTTCAGCATGTCTTTTTAGCCTACGAAGGGTTAAATTGTCTCAAAAAGCCTTAGTGATACAGCCGAGGCCTCGCTGTGCAATCCCATTTAACATCTCCATGTCGTGCACGACTGAACACACTTAAATCAGTGTTCttgcaggggaaaaaaacacgggTGGGGTGGGTCTGTGATGTGATGGACGACAAGTATCCCCACCCTTGTGGCTGGTTGCGGTAGATGCAGGTCAACGGTCATCATGCACAATCATCGTTAACATACAAACTTAATCAGTTCCCACGAGGTCACGCTTTGTCACCTCCAGCATGCTCAtcctctctctcgctcgctctttctcatacacacacacacacaaaggttgCCACGGAGACGAGCATGCTGTGCTGTGGAGGTCGCCATGGCGCCAGTGTTTACTAGAAGCAGAGGTGGCTGTGTCTCCACCAATGACAGCACTCGCTGACAGCGGGGGGGGTGGCAACTGTGGGACTTCAAGTGGCTGACGGGCATTGATAGCACTCAGGACAAGATTGTCTCTCCAAGCTTCTCTCCTGCctcgcacccacacgcacacacacaggcgggGGAGGGGGCTGCCAGGTgagcgcgtgcacacacactgacatAATGGACCTCCCCACCAGGTTTCGGTGTCCCATCACCTTTGACCAGGAGGACAATAAGGCTTCTGTAGCAGCTTTCGTCTTCCTGAAGAACACACTTGATGACTTTCTATGCAAATGAGTCGCAGCTCAACATAAAATGCTTCATTCTTTCAGAAGTTGACGCTGTTAGCTGTAACTAGCACGCAGGGACAGCTTGAGGGACGGGTGATGTGATTACAAAGTGTTAGGCCTCCGGGGACGCCCATTAGGGATAAGTCTGGCGAACACCCCTAGGACTACTTGCTCTGTTTTGGCCTCGTTTAAGACACGGGTGAAAGTGTAAGCAGAGACGCAGGAAGATGgtgcaaatatttacactttattatccggGACGCAGTGCACAGACACAGCCAGGTCACATGGCGTTGCACACCTTTTTGGCAGGTGTGGGTCAAAGACACGAACAGTCCATGCGGTGAAAACAACTTCAAAGCTACTTATttgttttggagcatttgcCGTTTCCATGACGAGCAAACACGGATGCTCAACTCAGCCCCTAGGTGCCGCACTAAAGCAGGAAGTTGCTCCAAATTTCTTGAGTGGTTCCATCTGAGCCTCCAAAAACAAGCCAAGAAGTGAAAGTGAGCTTTTATGGTTCAGTCCTGGTTCTAAACGCacccaaaacaggaagtacatgTGTCCCATACGAGA is drawn from Dunckerocampus dactyliophorus isolate RoL2022-P2 chromosome 9, RoL_Ddac_1.1, whole genome shotgun sequence and contains these coding sequences:
- the LOC129187560 gene encoding ADP-ribosylation factor-like protein 4C codes for the protein MGNSLSNVSAFQSLHIVMLGLDSAGKTTVLYRLKFNEFVNTVPTIGFNTEKIKLSSAKGISCHFWDVGGQEKLRPLWKSYSRCTDGIVYVVDSVDVDRLEEARTELHKVTKFAENQGTPLLVIANKQDLPRSLPVDAIEKQLALHELAPATCYHVQPACAIIGEGLHEGMDKLHEMIVKRRKSLKAKKKR